One region of Dokdonia sp. 4H-3-7-5 genomic DNA includes:
- the dinB gene encoding DNA polymerase IV, with product MSELPIKKIIHVDMDAFYASVEQLDNPDLRGKAIAVGGGGERGVVSAASYEARKYGVRSAMAGALARKLCPDLIFVKTNFERYREVSAQIRSVFHEFTDLVEPLSLDEAYLDVTENKVGMPSATVIASWIRQRIKEKTGLNASAGISINKFIAKVASDINKPNGQKTIPPEEVITFLEELDIRKFYGIGKKTAEKMYLHGIFTGMDMKMKSKEYLSDNFGKSGAYYYDIVRGIQYSEVRPNRIRKSLAAERTFSENITSEIFMLEKLDIIAEEVEKRLAKSQVAGKTITLKIKYSDFTLQTRSKTLELYVRSKEIILETAKDLLYQEKMKNSVRLLGISLSNLNTEDRKKKDAEKAVKEEEIDVQMRFTF from the coding sequence ATGTCTGAGCTGCCTATAAAAAAGATAATTCACGTAGATATGGATGCATTTTATGCATCTGTAGAGCAGCTGGACAACCCAGATTTACGAGGTAAAGCTATTGCTGTAGGTGGCGGTGGTGAGCGTGGTGTGGTAAGTGCAGCGAGTTATGAGGCTCGTAAATATGGCGTGCGGTCTGCTATGGCGGGTGCGCTTGCGCGAAAACTGTGTCCCGACCTCATATTTGTAAAGACTAACTTTGAACGATACCGAGAGGTCTCTGCTCAGATACGCTCCGTTTTTCACGAGTTTACAGATCTTGTAGAACCCTTATCACTAGATGAAGCCTACCTAGATGTTACCGAAAACAAAGTAGGAATGCCTAGCGCAACCGTTATTGCCTCGTGGATACGACAACGCATAAAAGAAAAAACAGGGCTAAATGCCAGCGCAGGAATAAGCATCAATAAGTTTATTGCAAAAGTTGCCAGTGACATTAATAAACCCAATGGCCAGAAAACCATACCACCAGAGGAGGTAATCACCTTTCTTGAGGAACTAGACATCAGAAAGTTTTACGGCATAGGAAAAAAGACTGCCGAAAAGATGTACTTGCATGGCATCTTTACAGGCATGGATATGAAGATGAAATCTAAGGAATATCTGAGTGACAACTTTGGAAAGAGTGGAGCTTACTACTATGATATCGTACGTGGCATCCAGTATAGTGAGGTGCGTCCTAACCGCATAAGAAAATCACTAGCTGCCGAGCGCACCTTTTCTGAAAACATCACCTCAGAGATTTTTATGCTAGAAAAACTTGATATTATCGCAGAGGAGGTAGAGAAGCGTCTCGCTAAAAGTCAAGTCGCAGGGAAGACTATTACCCTAAAAATTAAGTACTCAGACTTTACATTACAAACTCGGTCTAAAACACTAGAGCTCTATGTGCGGTCAAAGGAAATTATTTTAGAAACTGCAAAGGATTTGCTTTATCAAGAGAAAATGAAAAATAGTGTGCGTCTCTTAGGAATTTCTTTATCTAATCTTAATACCGAAGACCGTAAAAAGAAGGATGCAGAAAAGGCTGTAAAAGAAGAAGAGATTGATGTGCAAATGCGCTTTACTTTCTAG
- a CDS encoding YybH family protein, with amino-acid sequence MKIVITLLLASFLLINCQQQPTVAQDKTAITDVLRAQQEAWSKGDLEAFMQGYWKSDSLKFYGSKGLTYGWENTLANYKKGYPTLDHTGELQFVINDMTLIEENAYYVMGEYHLKRKVGNADGVFIIIFKRINGAWKIVADMSC; translated from the coding sequence ATGAAAATCGTTATCACGCTCCTGCTTGCTAGTTTCTTATTAATAAACTGCCAGCAACAACCTACAGTTGCTCAAGATAAGACAGCCATTACCGATGTGTTAAGAGCACAACAAGAAGCCTGGTCAAAGGGAGATCTAGAAGCTTTTATGCAAGGCTACTGGAAGAGTGATTCCTTAAAGTTTTATGGAAGTAAAGGCCTTACTTATGGGTGGGAAAACACACTAGCAAATTATAAAAAAGGATATCCTACACTAGATCACACAGGTGAGTTGCAATTTGTGATAAATGATATGACACTCATAGAAGAAAACGCTTACTATGTGATGGGAGAATATCATCTTAAACGTAAAGTAGGTAATGCAGACGGCGTTTTTATCATCATCTTTAAGCGTATAAACGGCGCCTGGAAAATTGTAGCAGATATGTCTTGCTAG
- a CDS encoding DUF4407 domain-containing protein: MIQSFFILCSGADRDVLDTCSRGEKNKYAGIGATVFFTAVLATIAATYALFTVFDNVYRAILFGLLWGLVIFNLDRFIVSTLKKRNNWWKEFGMAIPRLILAVIIAVVISKPLELKIFEKEIDRVMLSQKNEFTVQNQGEILAQYTPEINKLDDQIAAAKQEITSKETEVNNLYEIYIDEAEGTAGTELLGKGPVYQEKRDKHDAALAELTTLKATNAEQIAQAEAQKIQLRDEFNTAVSTSQPIINNFDGLMARIDAMKELPWLPSLFIFLLFLAIETAPIFSKLISPMGEYDIKLADHELTIKEWSAQKALQRKILTETDHIVNDRVYTDIAQDEELYNYKKKMAKEILKRQQDAFYRRQTKILG, from the coding sequence ATGATTCAATCCTTTTTTATTCTCTGCTCTGGTGCAGATCGTGACGTTTTAGACACCTGCTCTCGCGGAGAGAAGAATAAATATGCTGGCATAGGAGCTACCGTATTTTTTACAGCCGTATTAGCCACCATCGCAGCAACCTATGCGCTTTTTACCGTTTTTGATAATGTGTATAGAGCCATACTTTTTGGCTTATTGTGGGGACTAGTTATTTTTAATCTAGACCGTTTTATTGTTTCTACACTCAAAAAGCGAAACAACTGGTGGAAAGAATTTGGGATGGCAATACCCCGCCTTATTCTCGCGGTAATTATTGCTGTGGTGATTTCAAAACCCTTAGAGCTTAAAATATTTGAGAAAGAGATAGACCGCGTGATGCTTAGTCAAAAAAATGAGTTTACCGTTCAAAATCAAGGCGAAATACTCGCGCAGTACACTCCAGAAATCAATAAACTGGATGACCAAATAGCTGCCGCAAAACAAGAAATCACTTCCAAAGAAACAGAAGTAAATAACCTATATGAAATCTACATAGACGAGGCAGAAGGTACTGCCGGCACAGAATTACTAGGCAAAGGCCCAGTCTATCAAGAAAAACGCGACAAACACGATGCAGCTCTTGCAGAACTTACTACTCTAAAAGCGACAAATGCGGAACAAATAGCACAGGCCGAAGCGCAAAAAATACAACTGCGCGATGAGTTCAACACTGCTGTAAGTACGAGTCAGCCCATTATAAATAACTTTGACGGATTAATGGCGCGCATAGATGCGATGAAAGAATTACCGTGGTTACCCTCGTTGTTTATTTTCTTACTCTTTCTTGCGATAGAGACAGCTCCCATATTTTCTAAGCTTATCTCGCCTATGGGTGAGTATGATATCAAGCTCGCAGATCACGAACTCACCATAAAAGAATGGAGCGCACAAAAAGCATTACAACGCAAGATCCTTACAGAGACAGATCATATTGTAAATGATCGCGTGTATACAGACATCGCTCAAGATGAAGAGCTTTACAACTACAAGAAAAAGATGGCAAAAGAGATTTTAAAACGACAGCAAGATGCCTTTTACAGGCGGCAGACTAAAATTTTAGGATAG
- a CDS encoding mechanosensitive ion channel family protein, translated as MDYKKELSCFFYDYFVVWGISDDIAKYLNALVLGVLLVILVLLVDRLFRKVLRTIAYRFSKGSKTNFDDLLIENRVPRRLAHILPLYLMLGFMPIVLGDFPEIQRLFSTLLTLVGIILALRIIRAFLHTLRDYFKTVPGLRDKPIDSYIQVFMIIAWILMIFYAISLLTDVSIGAALGTFGAASAIILLIFKDTILGFVASIQVAINDMVRIGDWITFEKFGADGDVIEINLSTVKVQNFDMTITTIPTYSLISDSFKNWRGMTDSPGRRIKRSLLIKQDSIKFLSNDDIERLKKIGLVSSYLTNMQDKLDRLNADDDIDRSLQINGVNLTNIGLFRKYMETYIQNHSAINKEMLLMCRQLAPTAQGVPLEVYCFSKDKKWENYEYIMADLFDHFLAAVSYFDLELFEYPSGDNSPKFIDSSDFE; from the coding sequence ATGGATTATAAAAAGGAATTAAGCTGTTTTTTTTACGACTATTTTGTAGTCTGGGGAATATCTGATGATATTGCTAAATATCTGAATGCTCTCGTTTTAGGTGTTCTCCTTGTTATTTTAGTTTTATTAGTTGACAGGCTTTTTCGCAAGGTATTGAGGACCATCGCTTACCGCTTTTCAAAAGGGTCAAAAACTAATTTTGATGATCTTCTTATTGAAAATAGAGTCCCTCGCAGGTTAGCTCATATTTTACCGCTCTATCTCATGTTAGGCTTTATGCCTATCGTATTAGGAGACTTTCCAGAGATTCAACGTTTATTCTCTACCCTACTCACTCTGGTGGGTATTATACTTGCCTTGCGTATCATTCGTGCGTTTCTGCATACTTTACGAGATTATTTTAAAACCGTTCCCGGTCTTAGGGATAAGCCTATAGATAGTTACATTCAAGTCTTCATGATTATCGCATGGATTCTTATGATTTTCTATGCCATAAGTTTACTTACGGATGTTTCTATAGGTGCTGCCTTAGGAACTTTTGGAGCGGCATCTGCTATTATTCTCCTTATTTTTAAGGATACCATTCTTGGTTTTGTAGCTAGTATTCAGGTTGCCATTAATGATATGGTGCGCATAGGTGACTGGATTACTTTTGAAAAATTTGGCGCAGATGGTGATGTGATTGAAATCAATCTTTCTACTGTAAAAGTGCAAAACTTTGACATGACCATTACTACAATCCCTACCTACTCTCTTATTTCAGATTCCTTTAAGAACTGGAGAGGAATGACAGATAGCCCTGGACGTCGTATTAAAAGATCTCTATTAATCAAGCAGGACAGTATCAAATTTTTATCTAATGATGATATAGAGAGACTCAAAAAGATTGGTTTAGTTTCTAGTTATTTGACAAACATGCAAGATAAGCTGGACAGGCTCAATGCAGATGATGATATTGATCGCTCTTTACAAATCAATGGTGTAAACCTTACTAATATAGGGCTCTTCCGTAAGTACATGGAAACTTATATCCAAAATCACAGCGCCATTAACAAGGAGATGCTTCTTATGTGTCGCCAGCTTGCTCCTACTGCTCAGGGTGTTCCTCTCGAGGTGTACTGTTTTAGTAAAGATAAAAAGTGGGAAAATTATGAGTATATCATGGCAGATCTCTTTGATCATTTCCTAGCTGCAGTATCTTATTTTGATTTAGAACTTTTTGAATATCCAAGTGGTGACAACTCTCCAAAATTTATTGACTCTTCAGATTTTGAGTAA
- a CDS encoding M56 family metallopeptidase: MILIYLLKSALCLGILFGFYKLALEGKAMHHFKRFYLLASLVFSFTIPLITFTYQAAEAPQITPIFQEYVETVSNPSQAAQVTDVDYTNTVIWSIYLLGVFIFGFRFIVNLVRLKRKIHQAELHPSSHFTLALLEQVMVPHSFLKWIFVNKHSYTQKEIAPEVLAHEATHVRQKHSLDIIAIEFIEVIFWFNPLVWLYKGSIKLNHEFLADQCVIVDESNIAIYQNILLSYASSTHHTALESPFNYSLTKKRIVMLSQSFSRKKVVLRALLLIPVVTICLLLFNQGIIAQEKPKEQKAPQTSTYATQFVEGATRNGKNALVIEVKNDSIYVNGQYSPLDSFRESIDNITQEWTKEEFAQPVRSMIFKDNSKEFINKAEAVFRQTQLYKANNSLRLIPPPPPAPPAPRGELPPPPPPPSPEEHLLKMHKLGSLFIYDGKEVTYEEAVRLAKGGVTEIKTPYPYSNPPKTFIGSKDNNVPQKPAIKKGDTLTITVTETGQKALAVMNNNKNGTIIDKLPENAGVDGRQLEIYNRLTSKYKNKTVEQIPAADLKTIQIIYDNMNDEQKDKNQPHPINQKSNHFEVKASYDEDGSLSKNVEEHALNGGTFEFEGKEISKEEAILKSKEPNITTETSTLHNKMIIHKDLLQQKALYYYNDKLLSDDEVIELFENPLYTMQLISRGSNKEKQSFKFVKIKE, translated from the coding sequence ATGATACTCATCTATCTCTTAAAAAGCGCTTTATGTTTAGGCATCTTATTTGGCTTTTATAAGCTAGCGCTGGAAGGAAAAGCGATGCACCACTTTAAAAGATTTTACCTCCTGGCAAGTCTTGTATTTTCATTTACCATACCACTTATCACCTTTACATACCAAGCAGCAGAAGCACCACAGATTACTCCCATATTTCAAGAATATGTTGAGACGGTTTCCAATCCAAGTCAGGCCGCTCAAGTTACTGATGTAGATTATACAAACACCGTTATCTGGAGTATATATCTTCTAGGTGTATTCATTTTTGGCTTTCGTTTTATTGTAAATCTTGTGCGCTTAAAGCGAAAGATACATCAGGCAGAGCTGCACCCATCATCACACTTCACGCTTGCTTTACTAGAGCAAGTTATGGTGCCGCACTCTTTCCTAAAGTGGATTTTTGTAAACAAACATTCATACACACAAAAGGAAATAGCTCCAGAGGTACTTGCTCACGAGGCAACTCACGTACGCCAAAAGCACTCCCTAGATATTATTGCCATAGAGTTTATAGAGGTCATTTTCTGGTTTAATCCGCTTGTGTGGCTTTATAAAGGTTCTATAAAATTAAACCACGAATTTCTAGCAGATCAATGTGTTATAGTAGATGAAAGTAATATTGCTATATATCAAAACATACTCTTAAGTTATGCAAGCAGTACTCATCACACTGCGCTCGAGAGTCCTTTTAATTATTCATTAACCAAAAAACGAATCGTTATGTTATCACAATCATTTAGTCGTAAAAAAGTAGTGCTGCGCGCATTACTACTCATTCCAGTAGTTACAATTTGCCTACTACTCTTTAATCAAGGAATCATTGCTCAAGAAAAACCTAAAGAGCAAAAGGCACCTCAAACCTCAACCTACGCCACACAGTTTGTAGAAGGAGCTACACGTAATGGTAAAAACGCACTAGTTATAGAAGTGAAAAATGACAGCATCTATGTAAATGGACAATATAGTCCGCTTGACAGCTTTCGCGAAAGCATAGATAATATCACACAAGAGTGGACAAAAGAAGAGTTTGCACAGCCGGTGAGGTCTATGATTTTTAAGGACAACTCAAAAGAGTTTATAAATAAAGCCGAAGCTGTTTTTAGACAAACGCAATTGTATAAGGCAAATAACAGTCTGCGCCTTATTCCTCCGCCACCTCCCGCTCCACCAGCACCAAGAGGAGAGCTTCCTCCGCCACCACCACCGCCATCTCCAGAAGAACATTTACTCAAAATGCATAAACTAGGTAGCCTTTTTATCTATGATGGTAAAGAAGTAACCTATGAAGAAGCTGTACGCCTTGCAAAAGGTGGTGTAACAGAAATTAAAACACCGTATCCATACAGCAACCCACCCAAAACTTTTATAGGAAGCAAGGATAATAATGTGCCACAAAAACCAGCAATTAAAAAAGGAGATACGCTTACAATAACTGTAACTGAAACGGGTCAAAAGGCACTAGCTGTAATGAATAATAACAAGAATGGAACTATTATAGATAAGCTTCCTGAAAATGCAGGAGTTGATGGACGCCAATTAGAAATTTACAATCGCCTCACATCAAAATATAAAAACAAAACTGTTGAACAAATTCCTGCTGCTGATTTAAAAACAATTCAAATTATTTATGATAATATGAATGATGAACAGAAAGATAAAAATCAGCCTCATCCAATAAACCAAAAAAGCAATCATTTTGAAGTTAAAGCAAGTTATGATGAAGATGGTTCTTTATCAAAAAACGTTGAAGAGCACGCCCTAAATGGCGGTACTTTTGAATTTGAAGGAAAAGAAATCTCAAAAGAAGAAGCGATACTTAAATCTAAGGAACCTAATATTACCACGGAGACTTCTACCTTACATAATAAAATGATTATCCATAAGGATCTACTTCAACAAAAAGCACTTTATTACTATAATGACAAGTTACTCTCAGATGATGAGGTGATTGAATTATTTGAAAACCCTCTGTATACTATGCAGCTCATTTCAAGAGGTTCTAACAAAGAGAAACAGTCTTTCAAATTTGTAAAAATCAAAGAATAA
- a CDS encoding BlaI/MecI/CopY family transcriptional regulator: MALSTSEEQLMQLLWKQEKAFMKDLIEAYPDPKPATTTIATLLKRMQDKKFVDYKQYGRSREYFPLVKKTDYFSKHVNGLIKNFFNDSAGQFASFFTRETDLSQQELEELKQIIDKQLKAKKK, translated from the coding sequence ATGGCACTATCCACTTCTGAAGAACAGCTTATGCAATTGCTCTGGAAACAGGAAAAAGCATTTATGAAAGATCTCATAGAAGCATATCCAGATCCAAAGCCAGCGACCACGACAATCGCAACACTACTTAAGCGTATGCAAGACAAGAAGTTTGTAGATTATAAACAATACGGCCGTTCTAGGGAATACTTCCCTCTTGTAAAGAAGACAGACTACTTCTCCAAACACGTAAATGGGCTGATTAAAAATTTCTTTAATGATAGCGCTGGTCAGTTCGCTTCATTCTTTACCCGTGAGACAGATCTCTCACAGCAAGAACTAGAGGAGTTAAAACAAATCATAGATAAGCAACTTAAAGCCAAAAAGAAATGA